GGTCCCGGAAATCAGTTTGTCACTATGGCAAAAACCATTATACAGTCCACCACAAACACTGCTATAGATATGCCTGCCGGTCCTTCCGAAGTTTTGGTATTGGCTGATGAAACGGCAAATCCTAAATATGTAGCTGCCGATTTATTAGCTCAGGCGGAACACGGTGCAGATAGTCAGGCTGTTTTGGTTTGTACTGATGAAAATATACTTGAACAATCTATTCTGGAAGTAGAAAAACAAATTAAAACTCTACCCAGACAGGAAATCGCAGCCAAAGCTATTGCCAACTCCTATGCTGTTTTAGTTGATAGTTTAGCAAAAGGAATGGATTTTAGCAATATTTACGCTCCGGAACACTTAATTCTGGCTACAGAAAAGTGGTCGGCAATTACGGATAAAATAGTTAATGCAGGTTCTGTTTTCCTAGGAAATTTGACCCCGGAAAGCGCGGGTGACTATGCTAGTGGAACTAACCATACTTTGCCAACAAGTGCTTATGCAAAATCTTATTCTGGTGTTTCTTTAGATTCTTTTGTAAAGAAGATCACCTTCCAGCACATTAGTGCAGAAGGAATAAGGAATTTAGGACCAACTGTCGAAATTCTGGCAGAAATTGAGGGCTTACATGCACATAAAAATGCAGTAACGGTTAGATTGTCGGACAATAAATAAGGATTCGAAATGTCATTCAACATCGATAATATAATAAGAGAAAATATCAAAAAGCTAAAGTCCTACTCTTCTGCAAGAGACGAATTTCAGGGTGAAGCTTCTGTATACCTGGATGCTAACGAGAACGCTTTTGGTTCTCCATTGGAAAAAAACTACCACCGCTATCCAGATCCAATGGCGCATGCTGTTAAATTGGAACTAAGCAAAATTAAAGGCGTTCCACCTCGTAACATTTTTTTGGGAAATGGTAGTGACGAGGCTATAGATATTCTATTCAGAAGCTTTTGCAATCCGGGAATTGACAATGTGATTATCGTCCCTCCGACGTATGGGATGTATGAAGTTTCAGCTAATATTAATGATATCTCTTTAAAAAGGGTAAATCTTACGCCAGATTACCAATTAGATTTAGAAGGAATCGCAGCTGCAATAGATGTGCATACTAAAATGATTTTTATTTGCTCACCAAACAATCCTACCGGTAACAGCATCCGCAGAGAAGACGTAGAAACACTGTTAGCCAATTTCAATGGATTAGTAGTTGTGGATGAAGCCTATATTAATTTTTCCAGACAAAAATCCTTTATTCAGGAATTGACAGAATATAGCAACCTGGTGGTTTTACAAACTCTTTCAAAAGCCTGGGGATTGGCAGGCTTACGTGTGGGAATGGCTTTTGCAAGTGAAGAAATCATAGAAATTTTCAATAAAGTAAAGCCTCCTTATAATATGAATGAAGCTTCGCAGGAATTGGCTTTAGCTGCACTAAAAAATGTAGACCAGGTTAATGAATGGATTAAGCATATTCTAAAAGAAAGAGATAATCTGGTTCTTACTTTGAAAGGCTTTGATTTTGTTTTGGATATCTATCCATCTGATGCCAATTTCATTCTGGTAAAAACCACCGATGCCAATGCTGTTTATAATTATTTGGTTGAACAGGGTATTATTATCAGAAACAGAAACAAAGTAGAGCTTTGCGAAGGCTGTGTGCGTATTACTATTGGTACGCCTGAAGAAAACAACACATTAACAGAAGCTCTTAAAAATTTTAGAGTTTAGAATTATGCAAAAGATATTCTCTTTGGGGATATCTTAAGCTAGACAACGAATAACTAAAGACTAAAACTGAAATGTCGAAGATACTTTTTATTGACCGGGACGGTACTTTAATTTTAGAGCCAGCGGACGAACAGATTGATTCTTTTGCTAAACTTATTTTTTACCCTGGTGCAATTAGCAATCTTGCTAAAATTGCAAAGGAACTGGATTACAAGCTGGTAATGGTAAGTAATCAGGATGGTTTGGGAACTGAGGCTCATCCTGAAGAAAACTTTTGGCCTGTACAAAACTTCATTATCGAAACTTTAAAAAATGAGGGTATAGATTTTGATGAAGTTATTATCGACAAAACTTTCGCAAGAGACAATGCGCCTACCCGTAAACCGGGAACTGCTTTATTGACTCATTTTTTTGATAAAGAAAAATACGATTTAGCGAATTCTTTCGTGATAGGTGACAGATTAAATGATGTTGTTTTAGCTAAAAACTTAGGTGCAAAAGCCATTTGGCTAAATAATAATCCTGAATTAGGAGCTTCGGAAGCACAAAACAAAATTGATAATGCTCACGAAATAATCGCTTTAGAAACCACAGACTGGGAAAAAGTTTATGAATTCCTTAAAGTTGGAAAAAGGGCTGTTAAACATGTAAGAAAAACCAAGGAAACGGATATTACTATCGAACTTAACCTGGACGGAAAAGGCGATGCTAATATTTCTACAGGGCTTCATTTCTTCGACCATATGCTGGATCAGATTGCCAGACATGGGGGTATTGACTTAACAGTGATCACTAAAGGCGATTTACATATTGACGAACACCATACTATTGAAGATACTGGTATAGCTTTGGGTGAAGCATTTCTGGAAGCTTTGGGCGACAAAAAAGGTATCGAAAGATACGGTTTCTGTTTACCAATGGATGATTGTTTAGCACAAGTAGCTTTAGATTTTGGAGGCAGAAACTGGATTGTTTGGGACGCTGAATTTAAAAGAGAAAAAGTTGGTGATATGCCTACAGAAATGTTTTTCCATTTCTTTAAATCTTTTTCAGATGCATCAAAATCCAATCTGAATATCAAAGCAGAAGGTGATAACGAACACCATAAAATAGAAGCGATATTCAAAGCTTTTGCAAAAGCAATTAAAATAGCTATCAAACGCGATATTAACAATATGCGTTTACCTAGCACTAAGGGATTGTTATAAGAAAGTTATAAGTATAAAGTTTAAAGTTATAAGTTGACTAACTAATAACTGACAACTAACAACTAAATACTGAACATGATAGGCATTGTAAATTACGGAGCTGGAAATATATTCTCTCTCACTTCAGCGTTGGAAAGATTGGGCTTAAGTTATGGCATGATCAATACGGAAGCTGATTTTGATAAATATGAGAAAATAATTATCCCTGGAGTTGGACATGCAGGTACTGCCATGCAAAAATTAAAAGAAACAGGATTGGTTCCCGCTATTAAGGCTTTAACCAAACCTGTACTTGGAATTTGTGTAGGGATGCAACTATTGACTAATTTTTCTGAAGAGGGAAATTCTGACCTTTTAGGTATTATTCCGCTTAAAACACTTCGCTTTAAAGAAGAAGTTTCAAAAAAGGTTCCGCATATGGGTTGGAACCAGATAAAGCCGATAAATGACAGTCCTATTTTCACTGGAATTGCTGATAAAACATACTTTTACTTCGTACACTCCTATTTTATAGAATTTAATACTAAATTTACAGCCGCAATTTGTGAATACGGGATTGACTTCTCGGCAGCAATACAAAAAGATAACTTTTATGCAGTTCAGTTTCACCCTGAGAAATCTGGTGAGGCCGGTGAAAGACTGCTTAAAAATTTTGCAAACTTATAATAAATAGAAAATGTATATCATTCCAGCAGTAGATGTTCTTAATCAAAAAGTTGTTAGACTTCGCGAAGGCGATTACAATCAGGTGACGGAGTACGAAGTTTCTTTAGAAGAACAAATTACGACATATCAATCTAACGGAACCGAGTTTGTACATATTATCGACTTAAACGGTGCTAAAGGAGATTTTAGCAATCAACAATATTTATTCGACATCATTAAGAAAACTGATATGAAAGTTCAGTATGGTGGTGGTGTTAGAAGTGTAGAAAAAGTAAAAGAATTAATTGACGCGGGAATCCACCGTGTTATCGTGGGTACTCAAGCCATTACCAACCCGAGCTTTCTGGAAGATTTAAGCAAGGAAGTTTCTGGTAATAAAAAACTCTCTGACCATATTGTTGTCGCTATCGATGTATTGGACGAAGTAATTAAATATTCTGGTTGGATGGAAAGTTCCCCTATCAAATTATTGGATTACGTAGACAAATGTCTGAATTTAGGTTTCTTCAGATTTCTTTGTACAGACATTAGCAAAGACGGTAAGCTAGGTGGTGCAGGCGTGGAATTATACAAAAAACTGTTGGCCCACTCTCCTTTTATCAAACTAATTGCTTCAGGCGGTATCAGTTCAATGAAAGATATTGAGGAATTAAACCATTTGAAATTAGAATCTTGCGTTGTTGGTAAAGCGATTTACGAAAACCGTATCTCCATTGAAGATGTGAAAATGTGGAACTTAAAAGCATTAACTTCTTTATAATAATCTAATTCTTAAGTCTTGTTAAGTAAACGTATTATCCCTTGTTTGGATGTTAAGGATGGCCGTACGGTAAAGGGTGTCAATTTTGTCGACCTTCGCGATGCTGGGGACCCCGTAGAATTGGCCTGGCAATATTCTCAACAGGGAGCCGATGAATTAGTTTTTTTAGATATCACGGCAACTCACGAAAAGCGTAAAACTACCCTGGAAATGGTAAAGGCTGTTGCTCGCCAAATCAATATTCCTTTTACTATCGGTGGTGGAATAAGCGAAATTAAAGATGCCGAAGCATTGTTAAATGCTGGTGCTGATAAAATTTCGATTAATTCTGCTGCTGTTCGCAGACCGGAATTGATTGATGAACTGGCGAAAGCTTTCGGAATTCAGTTTGTTGTAGTGGCTGTAGATACCAAACATTTACCTGAAGGTGATATCGTCCATTTAAACGGTGGCCGTTTAGCTACCGAAATCCAAACTCAAAATTGGATAAAAGAAGCTGAGAATCGTGGAGCCGGTGAGATCTTATTGACTTCAATGGATAAAGACGGTACTAAATCGGGATTCGATAATGTACTATTGAAAGAGATTAACGACATGGTGAGTATCCCGGTTATTGCCTCTGGCGGCGCGGGAAGTCAACAGGATTTCATAGATGTTTTTCAAAAAACAAATGTAGATGCAGCATTAGCTGCTTCAGTTTTTCATTACGGAGAAATCTTAATTCCGGAGCTGAAAAAACTATTACAAGAAAACAACATTCCTGTTAGATTATAACAGGATATCAAAAATTATTTTGTCATGAGCTTAGCTAATAAAGTAGACTTTAATAAAGGTGAAGGTTTGGTTCCCGTTATTGTACAGGATGTTAAAACCTTAGAGGTTTTGATGTTGGGATACATGAATCAGGAAGCTCTTATTAAGACAGAAGAAGACAAAAAGGTAACTTTTTTCTCCAGATCTAAAAACAGATTATGGACTAAGGGTGAAGAAAGTGGCAATTTTCTGTTAGTAGAGTCCATTGCCATTGATTGCGATCAGGACACTATTTTAGTGAAGGCAAAACCCGTGGGGCCTACTTGTCACACCGGTTCGAGAAGCTGCTTTTTTACTGAATACAATCAGAATTTTCTCTTCGAATTGGAAAATATCATCAATGACAGATATGAAAATCCAAGCGAAAGCTCTTATGTAAATAAATTAAGAAACAAAGGAATCAATAAAATTGCACAAAAAGTTGGCGAAGAAGGTGTCGAAACCGTAATTGCAGCTTTAGCAGAAAGAGAGATTGATTTCATTAACGAATCTTCTGATTTGATTTTCCACCTTTTGGTTTTATTAAGAGAAAAAGGATTCACATTAGCTGATATTGCTAAAAACCTTGAATCAAGGCATAAATAACTTAAAGTTCGAACTCGTCGGTCAGATTAAGTTAGCTTAGAACTTTTGATATCTTAAAAAAGTTTTATAATTTATAATAGGTAATTTATGGAACAACCTAAAAATTAAAATTTAGTTTATTGCAAAACCAATTCGAATTATGAAAACCATTATAAGCTGTCTATGCATTTTCTTCCTCTTACCGGATTATAACGCCAGTGAAAAAACTAAGCAAATTAATTCATTAACTCCTTTTATTGGAAACTGGGAAGTTTGGATCCCCGGAGCTGTGACTTATACTCTTAAGGATGCTGATCTTTATAGAGAATATAAACCCGGTGCACCAATGAATAAACTAACAATAAAGTCTGATGCCAGTTATATGTGGGGCGATAAAAAGGGAGTACTGAAACGTGTAAACCCTTGGTATGGAGAGGAAGGGCGTGTATATTTTAGAATATCAGACAAAAACAATAATTTTTACGATTTTTGGCACAAAAAAGAATCTAACCAATTGATATTTCTGTTTGGTGAAGTAGGTGGACACGCCGCTACCGGAACAAGATGGGAAGCCAATGAAAATGCTGTAGTTACGTCAATAAATGAAGATAATAAATCTAATTCAAATAAAAACGCCTCTGCATTAGGAAACCTGAAAGAGTCTGCAAATAACAAAGTAGATAAAAAGGTAACTCCCATATTAAAATATAATATCGGAGAAAAAATTGAAATTGAATGGTCGGGAAGCTGGTATAAGGGTATTATACTGGAGAATCAGGGAGAAAAATATAAAATTAGATATGACGGCTGGGGCGAACTATATGATGAATGGATTCACCCTAACCGAATCCGAAAGTTATCTTCTAAGTAAAAATACCCTGACAATTTTAGTTATCTAATTTCTCTATAATCAACTTAAACCAAGGAGTATACTTCTCTGGGTTGCGAGATAAATCTATCCTTATATCTTCTAAACTCAAATATTTCCAGTCTTCAACTTCTTCTGTATTGATTAATGGCTTATCAGAAAATGTCCCAAAAAAAACATGATCAAACTCATACTCAAATAGTCCATTATCAAATACTGCCTGATAGGTAAAATCAAATACTTCGGAAAGTTCGGTTGTAATTCCCATCTCTTCCATTAACCTTCGATTTGCGGCATTTAAAGTATCTTCTTCGGGCCTTGGATGACTACAACAGGTATTTGTCCACAATCCTCCGCAATGGTATTTACCAGAGGCTCTTTTTTGCAACAACATTTCTCCTTTATCATTAAATAGGCAAACTGAAAACGCCCGATGTAAAGTAGGCTTTAGATGCGCACCCAGCTTCGCCATCGTTCCAATAGCTTCATCATTTTCATTTACCAATATAACTTGTTCCTCCATCTCCTTCAATAATTTATATGCTATATTAATCGATTAATATAGCTTATTTGATTAATATTTTAAAGTGATAAAACCATTTTCCCTATTTTTACAAAGCTGTGCTATTTCTTGTCTTCTGAGAAATTTATTTCATTTACTTTTGTAAAATGATTAAGCATTTAAAAACTTTAGAAGGTCATCAAAATCCCATTTACGCGCTAAGCAACGCCATTAATCAAAACGTTTTCTTTAGCGCTGGCAACGATAAAGGTGTTGTGGAGTGGTCTTTTGAAACATTAGCTTTCTCTAAAGTGCTGATGCCTATAAATAGCTCTTCTTATGTTATTTTAAATGTTGAAGACAAAATATATGTAGGGATGAGAAGTGGTTTGATCTCGGTATTCAACCTGAATGATAAAAAAAATAGCTATGTCCTTAACAGTCACCATAAGGCTGTTTTTGACATAAAATTTATTAAAAGCAAGGGCGAAATTATTTCCGTAGGCGAAGATGGGTTGGTAAATATATGGTCTTATGCAGATGGCAAACACCTTTATCAGTTTCACGGGAGCGACACAACTATCCGAACTATTGCAATCAGTAATGATGAAAAGGAACTGGCTATTGGAACAAAAAACGGATTAATCAAAATATTCAACATAGATGATTTTGCATTAAAAGTTGAATTTCAGGCGCATGATAAACCTGTTACTTCTCTTTCTTTCCATCCAAATAATCTGCATTTACTTTCGGGAGGCAGAGACGCTCAATTAAAAACATGGAATAAAAGCAACTATAGTTTAGAAAAGCAGGTCCCGGCACATTTGTTCTCCATTTATTCCATAGCATTTCATCCTGTTTTAGACTACGTTGCCACTGCCAGCCAGGATAAAAGTATTAAAATTTGGGACACTAAGGACTACCGTTTACTAAAAATACTTAGTTTAGAAAAAGTGGGCGTTGGCCATACCCATTCCATCAATAGCATGATTTGGAGCCCGGATGGACGTTTATTAATTTCTGCCGGTGATGACAAAAACATCAATGTCTGGACTTTTGAAAGCTAAATATAACGCTTGATTATCCTTAGCTTATGACTATATCGTTTAAGGTCTGAAGAAAAAATCCCTTGATCATCTATCAGATCAATTTTAACTCGCCCGGATGCATGGATAATCAGGTTATTATTAATCATAATCCCAACATGGGTTATTCTGCCCTCTTCATTATCAAAAAATGCCAGATCTCCGGTTTGAGATTGGGAAAGAAAATCTACCAATTTCCCTTGTTCAGCCTGTTGCCATGCATCGCGTTTAATCTTGATTCCGCACACTTTATAAACAATTTGCGAAAAACCAGAGCAATCTATTCCAAAATGCGTACGCCCACCCCATAAATAAGGTACGTCTAGAAATTGCTTCGCAATATCCAGAATATGTTCCTTGAAAGTAGAAATATCCGGTTTCATAACATGTCGGACATTTTCAGAAGTTATATCGTAAATATGCTGTGCGATTTGAACTTGTCCCTGCTTATTAATCGGCAAACTTGCTCCCAATGGCAAAAAAACTTTATTATCTGTCTGGTTTTTGATAACGAACTGTCCAAAAACGTTGGTTAGTTTTATACTCAAATCCTCCTCTCCTACATACACTATTTGCTTTTCATCTACCCAACCTTCGTAATCATCATATAAAGTTTTTATCCTGATCCATTCTCCATTTTTATCTAAAACATCAAGATATTCGCCAAATAACACCTGTGAAATAATTTCTGACCGATGCGATGCTTCAGCCCTTACCGGGATTACTGCTAAAAAAGTTGATGCTTTCGAATTAATCATTTTTTTATGGAAAGATTATTGTGTAAATTAACCTAAAACAAATATCATGGAAAATTCGATTATTTTTAATAAAATTTTAATTGCGGTTGATGATAGCAAATTTTCTTATGCAGCCGCAGAATATGGCTTCAAATTAGCAAAATCTTTGGGCTCCGAAGTTGCCTTAGTGCATATCAGTGCATATCCTATCACAACCTCCATGACTGGCGATCCCATACTCGGTGATCCTGGAATTATTATTCCTGATATGATGGATGCACAAAGAGAGGCTGCTAAACAACTTTTCCAAAAACTGCGAGAAGAGCTTGGCCAAAATGTCACCGTCAGTGAATTTATTCTGGAAGGAAACGTCAAAGACGAAGTCATTAATGTTGCACAGGAATTCAATGCATCATTAATCGTAATGGGTACCCATTCCAGAAAAGGCCTTGATCTCTTCCTTTCAGGATCTGTTGCTGAAAGTGTTATGCGAAACTCAAACTGTCCCGTTTTAGTCATTCCACACAAAGAAAAGGAATAAAAAAAGCTTCTAGTCAACTAGAAGCTTTTAAAAATCTTAAAGGATATATGATTAAGCTTCCTGATGTAACCAGGCCTTCTTTGCTAATAATTCTTCATTAGACTCTCTAACGTCTTCATCATCTACACAACAATCTACCGGACATACCGCAGCACATTGTGGCTCATCATGGAAA
This genomic interval from Pseudopedobacter saltans DSM 12145 contains the following:
- the hisD gene encoding histidinol dehydrogenase: MKTYKYNELSEAAVWGLVSRNADSNNEIRGAVENIIAEVKANGDDALKAFASRFDKVELDQMFIGKQAIAELANNIEEDVKQAITVAYQNIRKFHETQRAREEKTETSVGVTCWREVRAIEKVGLYIPGGSAVLPSTFLMLGIPAKIAGCKEIVVCSPPQKNGSINGYVAYVAQLLGIEKVYLAGGAQAVAAMAYGTESIPKVDKIFGPGNQFVTMAKTIIQSTTNTAIDMPAGPSEVLVLADETANPKYVAADLLAQAEHGADSQAVLVCTDENILEQSILEVEKQIKTLPRQEIAAKAIANSYAVLVDSLAKGMDFSNIYAPEHLILATEKWSAITDKIVNAGSVFLGNLTPESAGDYASGTNHTLPTSAYAKSYSGVSLDSFVKKITFQHISAEGIRNLGPTVEILAEIEGLHAHKNAVTVRLSDNK
- the hisC gene encoding histidinol-phosphate transaminase, giving the protein MSFNIDNIIRENIKKLKSYSSARDEFQGEASVYLDANENAFGSPLEKNYHRYPDPMAHAVKLELSKIKGVPPRNIFLGNGSDEAIDILFRSFCNPGIDNVIIVPPTYGMYEVSANINDISLKRVNLTPDYQLDLEGIAAAIDVHTKMIFICSPNNPTGNSIRREDVETLLANFNGLVVVDEAYINFSRQKSFIQELTEYSNLVVLQTLSKAWGLAGLRVGMAFASEEIIEIFNKVKPPYNMNEASQELALAALKNVDQVNEWIKHILKERDNLVLTLKGFDFVLDIYPSDANFILVKTTDANAVYNYLVEQGIIIRNRNKVELCEGCVRITIGTPEENNTLTEALKNFRV
- the hisB gene encoding bifunctional histidinol-phosphatase/imidazoleglycerol-phosphate dehydratase HisB, with protein sequence MSKILFIDRDGTLILEPADEQIDSFAKLIFYPGAISNLAKIAKELDYKLVMVSNQDGLGTEAHPEENFWPVQNFIIETLKNEGIDFDEVIIDKTFARDNAPTRKPGTALLTHFFDKEKYDLANSFVIGDRLNDVVLAKNLGAKAIWLNNNPELGASEAQNKIDNAHEIIALETTDWEKVYEFLKVGKRAVKHVRKTKETDITIELNLDGKGDANISTGLHFFDHMLDQIARHGGIDLTVITKGDLHIDEHHTIEDTGIALGEAFLEALGDKKGIERYGFCLPMDDCLAQVALDFGGRNWIVWDAEFKREKVGDMPTEMFFHFFKSFSDASKSNLNIKAEGDNEHHKIEAIFKAFAKAIKIAIKRDINNMRLPSTKGLL
- the hisH gene encoding imidazole glycerol phosphate synthase subunit HisH, whose protein sequence is MIGIVNYGAGNIFSLTSALERLGLSYGMINTEADFDKYEKIIIPGVGHAGTAMQKLKETGLVPAIKALTKPVLGICVGMQLLTNFSEEGNSDLLGIIPLKTLRFKEEVSKKVPHMGWNQIKPINDSPIFTGIADKTYFYFVHSYFIEFNTKFTAAICEYGIDFSAAIQKDNFYAVQFHPEKSGEAGERLLKNFANL
- a CDS encoding 1-(5-phosphoribosyl)-5-[(5-phosphoribosylamino)methylideneamino]imidazole-4-carboxamide isomerase; protein product: MYIIPAVDVLNQKVVRLREGDYNQVTEYEVSLEEQITTYQSNGTEFVHIIDLNGAKGDFSNQQYLFDIIKKTDMKVQYGGGVRSVEKVKELIDAGIHRVIVGTQAITNPSFLEDLSKEVSGNKKLSDHIVVAIDVLDEVIKYSGWMESSPIKLLDYVDKCLNLGFFRFLCTDISKDGKLGGAGVELYKKLLAHSPFIKLIASGGISSMKDIEELNHLKLESCVVGKAIYENRISIEDVKMWNLKALTSL
- the hisF gene encoding imidazole glycerol phosphate synthase subunit HisF produces the protein MLSKRIIPCLDVKDGRTVKGVNFVDLRDAGDPVELAWQYSQQGADELVFLDITATHEKRKTTLEMVKAVARQINIPFTIGGGISEIKDAEALLNAGADKISINSAAVRRPELIDELAKAFGIQFVVVAVDTKHLPEGDIVHLNGGRLATEIQTQNWIKEAENRGAGEILLTSMDKDGTKSGFDNVLLKEINDMVSIPVIASGGAGSQQDFIDVFQKTNVDAALAASVFHYGEILIPELKKLLQENNIPVRL
- the hisIE gene encoding bifunctional phosphoribosyl-AMP cyclohydrolase/phosphoribosyl-ATP diphosphatase HisIE, which produces MSLANKVDFNKGEGLVPVIVQDVKTLEVLMLGYMNQEALIKTEEDKKVTFFSRSKNRLWTKGEESGNFLLVESIAIDCDQDTILVKAKPVGPTCHTGSRSCFFTEYNQNFLFELENIINDRYENPSESSYVNKLRNKGINKIAQKVGEEGVETVIAALAEREIDFINESSDLIFHLLVLLREKGFTLADIAKNLESRHK
- a CDS encoding agenet domain-containing protein, giving the protein MKTIISCLCIFFLLPDYNASEKTKQINSLTPFIGNWEVWIPGAVTYTLKDADLYREYKPGAPMNKLTIKSDASYMWGDKKGVLKRVNPWYGEEGRVYFRISDKNNNFYDFWHKKESNQLIFLFGEVGGHAATGTRWEANENAVVTSINEDNKSNSNKNASALGNLKESANNKVDKKVTPILKYNIGEKIEIEWSGSWYKGIILENQGEKYKIRYDGWGELYDEWIHPNRIRKLSSK
- the idi gene encoding isopentenyl-diphosphate Delta-isomerase; translated protein: MEEQVILVNENDEAIGTMAKLGAHLKPTLHRAFSVCLFNDKGEMLLQKRASGKYHCGGLWTNTCCSHPRPEEDTLNAANRRLMEEMGITTELSEVFDFTYQAVFDNGLFEYEFDHVFFGTFSDKPLINTEEVEDWKYLSLEDIRIDLSRNPEKYTPWFKLIIEKLDN
- a CDS encoding WD40 repeat domain-containing protein, which translates into the protein MIKHLKTLEGHQNPIYALSNAINQNVFFSAGNDKGVVEWSFETLAFSKVLMPINSSSYVILNVEDKIYVGMRSGLISVFNLNDKKNSYVLNSHHKAVFDIKFIKSKGEIISVGEDGLVNIWSYADGKHLYQFHGSDTTIRTIAISNDEKELAIGTKNGLIKIFNIDDFALKVEFQAHDKPVTSLSFHPNNLHLLSGGRDAQLKTWNKSNYSLEKQVPAHLFSIYSIAFHPVLDYVATASQDKSIKIWDTKDYRLLKILSLEKVGVGHTHSINSMIWSPDGRLLISAGDDKNINVWTFES
- a CDS encoding C40 family peptidase is translated as MINSKASTFLAVIPVRAEASHRSEIISQVLFGEYLDVLDKNGEWIRIKTLYDDYEGWVDEKQIVYVGEEDLSIKLTNVFGQFVIKNQTDNKVFLPLGASLPINKQGQVQIAQHIYDITSENVRHVMKPDISTFKEHILDIAKQFLDVPYLWGGRTHFGIDCSGFSQIVYKVCGIKIKRDAWQQAEQGKLVDFLSQSQTGDLAFFDNEEGRITHVGIMINNNLIIHASGRVKIDLIDDQGIFSSDLKRYSHKLRIIKRYI
- a CDS encoding universal stress protein, translated to MENSIIFNKILIAVDDSKFSYAAAEYGFKLAKSLGSEVALVHISAYPITTSMTGDPILGDPGIIIPDMMDAQREAAKQLFQKLREELGQNVTVSEFILEGNVKDEVINVAQEFNASLIVMGTHSRKGLDLFLSGSVAESVMRNSNCPVLVIPHKEKE